A region of the Ranitomeya variabilis isolate aRanVar5 chromosome 5, aRanVar5.hap1, whole genome shotgun sequence genome:
TgattttctgtatgtaaattcAAAATGGTAGATTTGGGTCAAAATGACTGTGAGGGCTTTGTTCACATAAAACGACCTGTGGCATTTCAGCATTGGACGATCTGCAGTCTTTTAATAGCCTCATTAGACTGGCCAACTGCACTTACGATGCACACGAATTGATCATTTATAGACTCATTATTCTCGGCAGTGCATGCAGGATTATTCGCTGAGAATGATTTTTTAAGGAAACCTATAAATCATTTAATCCAACAAACCAATGTTTTGCTTGTTATTCCCTTGATCGAGAGCCAGTATTTACACTGCACATAATGAATGTTCCTAAGCATGCTTGTCCTTAAGGAGACCGTCTTCCAAATCATGCATAGCTGAACATGTTACACGGTATGTGAATTAGTTTATCGTGAGATGGTTTGAAATTCACTGGAtaaaatatacagttatatgaaaaagtttgggcacccctattaatcttaagcttaatgttttataaaaatttggtTTTTTtgaaacagctatttcagtttcatatatctaataactgttggacacagtaatgtttctgccttgaaatgaggtttattgtactaacagacaaTGTACAAACTGCATTCAAAATTTGACagctgcataagtatgggcacctcaccagaaaagtgacattaatatttagtagatcctccttttgcaaaaataacagcctctagtcacttcctgtagcttttaatgagttcctggatcctggatgaaggtatttttgactattcctctttacaaaacaattccagttcagttaagtttgatggtcgccgagcatggacagccctcttcaaatgatcccacagatgttcaatgatattcaggtctggggactgggatggccattccagaacagtgtaattgttcctctgcatgaatacctgagtagatttggagcggtgttttggatcattgtcttgctgaaagatccatcccctgcgtaacttcaactttgtcactgattcatgaacattattgtcaagaatctgctgatactgagaggaatccatgcgtccctcaactttaacaagattcccggtgccggcattggccacacagccccaaagcatgatggaacctccagcaaattttactgtgggtagcaagtgtttttcttggaatgctgtgtttttttgccgccatgcataacgcctttttgtatgaccaaacaactcaatcttggtttcatcagtccacaggtccttcttccaaaaagaaattggcttctccaaatgtgcttttgcatacctcagccgactctgtttgtggcgtgcttgcagaaacggcttctttcgcatcactctcccatattgcttctccttgtgcaaagtgcgttgtatagttgaccgatgcacagtgacaccatctgcagcaagttgatgctgcagctctctggaggtggcctgaggattgtccttgactgatctcaccattcttcttctctgcctttctgatgtttttcttggcctgccatttctggccttaacaagaactgttagTTCCTCACATGTTAGTTCCTCACATGttagttcctcacagtggaaattgacagattgAATCTcttagctttttgtatccttcccctgaacaactatgttgaataatctttgttttcagatcatttgacagttgttttgaggagcccatgatgccactcttcagaggagattcaaacaggagaacaacttgcaagtggccactttaagtagcttttctcatgattgcatacacctggctatgaagttcaaagctcaatgaggttacaaaaccaaaaaaagtgctttagtaagtcagtaaaaagtaggtaggagtatttaaaacaagaaaatgataagggtgcccatacttatgcacctgtcaaattttgtttgaatgcagattgcacattttctgttagtacaataaacctcatttcaaggcagaaacatttctgtgtccaacagttattagatatatgaaactgaaatagctgttgcaaaaaaaacaatttttagaaaacattaagcttaagattaataggggtgcccaaactttttcatataactgtattataagggtatgtgcacacaacatcttttcgGTTGGATTTTGCCCAGAACATGCCTGATAAAGGCCTAAAAGATTATTGACCTATGCACAGCAATGAAAAACTATTTGATATGTATATGTTCCGTCTTTTTTTACTTCTTTAAATGgattctgtcaccagatttttgctctgTAATTTGAGAGCATCATCatgtaggaacagagaccctgattactgtgatgtgtcacttactgggcagttTTCTGATGTTTCAACACAATCCATGAAATATTAGAAGGAGATTACTACAGGACTAGCTGCCTTATGCATCGTAGTCCAACACAGCTCCCAGCACCAATTAGCAGTTTTTTGTCACCACACAATATACGTAGACagttctgctagatctgcagcagagaaaactatgaCTCTATCCTAGCTACTGCACCCACTATACTAAGTGATTTGTCTCTGGAATCCATGTCCCATCATCATGGTGCTGTGAGATCacaaagcaaaaacctgatgaTAAATTTCATTTAAAAAGCTTCAGGCTTTGAAAGTCATGAAGCAACCTATCTATTATGGCGGCTTCTGATTGGAGGCTgtcactattatatatatatatatatatatataaatatctatatatatatatatatatatatatatatctatatctatatatatatatatatatatatatatatatatatatatatatatatatatatatatatatatacatatatatatattgtacaaaaaaaaaaccatggcccGCAAAGCAGCCTCAAACGACGTCTAAAAATGCATCAGAAAAGATGCTTTAGGGAAAATAAAGCTGGCCTCTTCCTGAAGCATCTCCTAGTTCAAAAATGATATGAGTAGGCTGGGGACAAAAGCATGCTGTGTGTATATACCCTAGCAATGTCAAATTTAATAGACATTAATCTTTTATTCTTTATTTCCAGGTCTAATGTGCAGAATTCATGGCACCTTGCAAGCAAGGAGGAATTTGTCGTTATCACAAACCTTGGTTCAGAAGAATCCCCATGCCTTGTGGAGTTTAGGACGCTTGAATCATGTAGCCATTGCTGTACCCGACTTAGAAAAAGCCAAATCATTATATCAAAGTGTTTTGGGAGCCAAAGTAAGTGAGACCATTCCCCTTCCTGATCATGGAGTATATACCATTTTTGTGGAGCTGGGAAACACAAAACTGGAGCTTCTTCATCCTCTGGGACAGAACAGCCCTATCTCTGGCTTCCTTCAGAAAAACAAGGCTGGTGGAATGCATCACATTTGTATTGAGGTATTGACTCTTCACAACAAATCAATCCCTATTTGCTATGTATGCGTGATATATACGAAAATGCTGACATGTAAACCAAGTCATGGCAGTTTCTTTGGCTCACATCTCAAGATGTATGTGCACATGGCATGCTATAGACACACAAATCATATTGtactaaattttaccactatcatgaagtacaatatgtcatgaaaaaacaatctcagaatgatttgaaacattccagagttgttacctcatgaagtgacactggtcagaattgaaaaatttggttAGGTTAGGAAGGTACAAACAGGCTCGGGGTGAAGGGATTAAGAGATCGTTCTTATTGAACCTAATTGTCATTTCTTTCTTCTCCTGTAAGTTAATATCAGCTTCCTCATTTGTAACAGCAGAGGGCAGCAAATCCCCACTCTCCATTGAAAACCTGTGATTAATTTTAAAGGATTGCAAATGTTTATTTTTTGCGTTCCATTTATTttaaactatattggaaagcagcATTGACTATTCTTTCTTATGCAAGGGCATTCCGCAATGAAACAAACAATAGATGGGAAATAGAAGAAAAATATCCCAAGCATAATTTAAGAGCATATTATATAATTGTTAGTGTATGGTTATTAAACCTACATAAAAAGGgcatctatgtgtatatatcacCGTAATACATAAAGTGACATCCCAAGGGcaccatacactgctcaaaaaaatgaagggaacacttaaacaacagaatataactccaagtaaatcaaacttctgtgaaatcaaactgttcgcttaggaagcaacactgtttgacaatcaatttcacatgctcttctgcaaaaggaatagacaacagatggaaattattggcaattatcaagacacactcaataaaggagtggttctgcaggtggggaccacagaccacatctcagtaccaatgcattctagctgttgttttggtcacttttgaatgttggttgtgctttcacactcgtggtagcttgagacggactctacaacccagacaagtggctcaggtagtgcagctcatcgaggatggcacatcaatgcgagctgtggcaagaaggcttgctgtgtctgtcagcgtagaggctggaggcgctaccaggagacaggccagtacaccaggagacatggagggggcagtagcagggcaacaacccagcagcaggaccgctacctcagccttcgtGCAAGGAgaaataggaggagcactgccagagccctgcaaaatggcctccagcaggccacaaatgtgcatgtctctgcacaaacttttagaaaccgactccatgaggatggtctgagtgcccgatgtccacagatgagggttgtgctcacagcccaacaccgtgcaggacgcttggcatttgccacagaacaacaagattggcaaattctccactggcaccctgtgctcttcacagatgaaagcaggttcacactaagcgcatgtggcagacgtgacagagtctggagacgccggcgagagcgatctgcctgcaacattcttcagcatgaccggtttggcagtgggtcagtaatggtgtggggtggcatttctttggagggccgcacagccctccatgtgctcgccagaggtagcctgactgccattaggtacc
Encoded here:
- the MCEE gene encoding methylmalonyl-CoA epimerase, mitochondrial isoform X2, with translation MAASMVRVTGLMCRIHGTLQARRNLSLSQTLVQKNPHALWSLGRLNHVAIAVPDLEKAKSLYQSVLGAKVSETIPLPDHGVYTIFVELGNTKLELLHPLGQNSPISGFLQKNKAGGMHHICIEVDDIKKAMSDLRQKNIRLLSEEPKTGAHGKPVVFLHPKDCDGVLVELEEA
- the MCEE gene encoding methylmalonyl-CoA epimerase, mitochondrial isoform X3, which produces MCRIHGTLQARRNLSLSQTLVQKNPHALWSLGRLNHVAIAVPDLEKAKSLYQSVLGAKVSETIPLPDHGVYTIFVELGNTKLELLHPLGQNSPISGFLQKNKAGGMHHICIEVDDIKKAMSDLRQKNIRLLSEEPKTGAHGKPVVFLHPKDCDGVLVELEEA
- the MCEE gene encoding methylmalonyl-CoA epimerase, mitochondrial isoform X1, whose product is MAIKFLFKESKQHGGVHGLMCRIHGTLQARRNLSLSQTLVQKNPHALWSLGRLNHVAIAVPDLEKAKSLYQSVLGAKVSETIPLPDHGVYTIFVELGNTKLELLHPLGQNSPISGFLQKNKAGGMHHICIEVDDIKKAMSDLRQKNIRLLSEEPKTGAHGKPVVFLHPKDCDGVLVELEEA